Below is a genomic region from Triticum dicoccoides isolate Atlit2015 ecotype Zavitan chromosome 5A, WEW_v2.0, whole genome shotgun sequence.
ctgttccaaattactcgtaatttgaactaaaaccacgacgagtaatttgaaacggagggagtaaatgatAAATAAATGATGCCCGCAAATTTCGTTTAGTCAGGTTTAGCTAGCTCGATATTTCATTTTCACTGAAAAAAAAACTTCATTGAACTTTTGGATCATAAGTGGGCTTAAACGGACCCGGTTTACATGCCCGACCTAGTGGATTGGATCAATGTTCTTTTTTTCTTCCATTTTTCCTTTACTCTATTACTTTGAACCAAACAAACAAATACGGACCCTAAAGCATCATGTTCCATCAAAGCTTTTGTCTTCTTTGTTGGTTAGATTATCTGTAGGGAGCAAGCCAAACAGTAGCAATGGTTTCCATTCAATTAACAATGATATCCATTGACCACTGTCGACGCAAAGCTTAATCATCAGCACGCCCTTCTTATTAGGAGTAGTAACTACGGCCAACTAATTTAAGCAGACTAGTCACCTCGTGTTGGATCCAGCCAACTTCCAGCTCATACCTCATCATGCATGCCGATACTGTGCATGCCACTCCATTACACGTATGCGCTTTACAAGCCTAAAACGGATAGACAGCATATGGAACAGCTAGCAATGGCGCAACAACCAAGGCAAGAATCGGCTCACGAGGAGCTTGGCGCCATGAAGAACACGGCAGTGCTTGAATATTATTAAAGTACTACTGTCTACTGCTCATCAGCCGTCTGAGATTTGTTTTGAGATCAAAGATGAGACATATGGGACAGGATCTGAGAGTGGTGAAAATCGATCGAAAACAAGATAAACTCTTATATCCAGTTAACAATGCATACTGTGCATACCTATGTACTGTGTATTTCTTTCTTTGCCACAAAGGGATGTTATAAAGGGATTATATAGGTGCGACAAAACTTATATTTTTCATGATTTTTATCataacaccgcaagattgatcGACGATCACAAGTACATGAATACACAAAGAATATGAATCGGCCGCGAACATTATTACAAGAAATAATGgacagaaaaacaaaacaaaactccTATATACTTCTAGAACACATACGATTGGTATGTATATTCGCACCTAGGTACTCAATTATACGCTACTTGATCAACCCATAATCGTTCAATATATACCTCCCATTTATACGTGCGATATATGCACGTATATATACGGCATACCACACAAGCAGAGGCAGCCAGCTAGCTAGGGGAATCGCCACGGCCATGGCCTTCGCAGAGCTCCGAGAGCGCCCTGAGGAGCTCCACCCTGGCCCGGAGCTGCGCGATGTAGTCGGCCGTGCGGACGAGCAGCCGGTCGGTGGGCATGACCGCCGCCCCGGGCACCAGCCGCCGCAGCTCCCGCACCTTCCGCcccaccgccgccgacctccggcgaCGGCTCGAGCACAGCGACCTCTTCCTCCTGGCGACCTCCATGCCGAACGGATCAGCAGGGCAATCAATGAAatgtgctagctagctagctctctaGTAGCTACGCTACGCGCGGTACGTGTAGGCGTAGCGTGGCCCTGTGGTCGACGTGACGACGGTGATGTGAGGGAGGGAGAGCTGGGCTCGGGATAAAtaggggagggggaggggccgaTTTGGGAGCGAACGTTTTAACGAGGGGTTTGCGCGTGAAAGTGCGCGTGAGCTGTGGCGCGTCGCGTAGCGCGGCGGAAGGGGGCCCGCGCGTGGACGCCACGTCTTGTCCTGCACACGTGTCTGACAGCTTTCTGACCGCCCAAGGACCCGGGGAATTTATGGGCGTGGATTTTGTTTTGCCCGTTCTGCCCTTCGCTTTGTCTCGCGTGTGTTCAGAACCTTCTGACTACAAATTCATGCGAATTGCGAAGCGAGTCTAGTTTAAATGGTTTGGTTCCTTGTGAAGGAACTAGCCCATCAGGAAAAGTCCTAGAGTTAATATTGGTGCTTGCATTTTTCTGAATTTAACTCGGACCTTTTGTTGATGTTTGTTTACTGTGAAGGGACGTTTTTGTCGACTACGAAGGCGTCTGTGGTGACTTCGTCACTCTCATGCGTGTATCCGGGTTTGTAACGTGTTAAAGTGGAAGATATCAAAAAAATTCACAGGGATTCAATAACTTTTTCTAAAACAGATTTCATTGATTTTGTTTTTCAGAAAAGATTTCATTTCTTATAAGGGTTCATCGAGACAAGACACGAACCAAACCATGGTTCTACCTGTGACGAGAAGCCATAACACGATTCTACTACCTATCACGAGAACTTGTAGTTTCAGCACCTTTAATCTCTCAATCTTCATTAAGGACGTCGGCATGGTAGGACAAAGCACATATCTCCACTCCAAATATTCCCAACGCTTCTGCTCAATTGATTGTACCAAAGCATGAGCCTGACCAATAAAACCCTAGCAGGCTTTCATCCCAGCTCCCGTCAAGCCTCAAATTCAACAGGTAATGCACTTGCAGAGGAACACATCGATCTATAGGACGAAAAGATGATATCACCTGAACTGTTCCATAACACCCTGCCAATCTTACTGTACTAATCTGATTCCACGAACGATCTTTCCACATTTAAGTTGGTCGAGAACATTCCGTACGGTTCGCATGTTTGTTGAACCAGACATTCTGTTGTAGACACAATTAAGCTACGACATTCTTTGTGGGAACACTGAACAACCTACTTACCCTTTGCTAAGTCAATAGTTTAGTATTTCTTTATAAGTAGTAGCAAGTCGAGATAGCTAATTGCATAAATATCTCCTTGATCTTTCTATTCCCAACGTCAACTTGTGAAGTGTCAATTCATTATGCACATGCCACACCATTAGAGAAGCATAAAAAACACCACACCTTTTGTTTGCGAAAACTTGTCAAGGATCCACTATGTTCCTACAAACCAACAAGCTCTCACCCCATATGTCTAAGTACTCTCATTGCTTGCCACAGAGCTTGAGCACGAGGATATCGGCATATCATGTGAAAAGTGCTCTCGCCATCCACTCCACAGATGGTGCATACCCCTTGTGTAATCATATGCCTTTGATGAATAATATCTTTGGTAGATAGAGCGCTTCTTAAGACATTCTTTTTCAATCTTAATGTGCTCACACATACCTTGTTCATCGAATTAATGTTGCAAGGCAAGATAATATGCACTAGGCAACAAGAACATGCCTCAACTGTCTTGGTAAGAGATCTACAAAATTCCTTCTTGAAGGCTTAATCTACAGAATCATTTTTGTAAGGGACAAATGATTCAAAACCTCAACGCAAGGTTATGTCATTTCAAATTTCACATAAGTAAAGATAGGATTCATTGAACCCTAGAAATATATCAACATTCTCAAAAATACCATGTAAATATTTTTGCTATTACATATAATTTGTTAGATATGCAAAGCCTAGGGATTAAATAGCGCATGCAATAGCAACCCCTCTGAATTGCtatttttcaaaaatatttgaacaAAAAAGCTACGATTGTTGTAGAGAGAAAGTGTGACATCCAACATGTGTGTGTGTGGTCTTACCATCAAACGACAtcaagtcatcttcatcatcaacctATTTCATTATACACAACCTCATGCACTTTCTCGCGAGTACTTTCTCCTAACTCATGAAGTTACATATTGTTCATGGGGTAGGAAGTTCCCCGGTGCTGCTTTTGGGCTCACATGGATGGCTTGAAATGTGAAGTAGTGTTTCATGAAACATCAACGAGGTAACATCGGTGGTAGATAGTGGCAGTGGAGAactaatgttgcagaaaattacacCAAGAAGAAAGCAACAACCGAACCGCATGTCTCCCGATGTATATTGGGTCGCTCTAGCCTCATAGGCACGACGATTGTGACATTAGAATGGAAAAACACTGCACTCACATGTCACATTCATCGCCAGAGTATTTGATGCTAACCATTCCAATTTGGAGTAGGAGTTTGGACCACATTTTGGTGTAAACGCTTTAACTAAATATGGGCAACATATGGGATTTAGATGGAAATTGTTGAAAATAGTTTGAGGGAAGTCGGAAGCACCATGACCAATTACAAAATAAGATAATATGATTAATCTTCCATGTCTTGGAAGTTAACATGAAAATTCGAACATCGTCCAGAAGTAGTTCTAACATCAAGCTCTTAAATCTTGTCATCTTGATAAAGTCCACCACATCTATCTATACCGGTGTTGCACACGTATGGTAGTTGAAAATACTTATCTACCGAATTTATTTCACAAGTCATATGAATGTGTATCATATAGCACACAAATTATCTAGGTGCACCACTTTACCGTACGTCAAGACAGCATACGGTCAAGAAATTGATTGCGTGACAAGGTTTGTGTACTGCTACCATCAAAACCGTACGTACGTAGCCACGCCAGCCAGCCAGCTGCAACCCTCTGAGCGTCAAATTAGACCGCGAAAAGCAAAGCGTTCATCAGCATAACCGTCTGAGAACGTGTTTGCACGTGCCGGTGGGCGTGGCATGATAGCTGGCCTCTTTTATCCTGTAATGGACGAGCCGTGAGGTGGATGGGAAGGGGACCATGAGGCCATGGGGGCACTCTAGGTGTGCACGTAACATGGCTACATATGCAGAGGTTTTCTCTTGGCGGGAACGAcacatgagagagagggagagagaaacggAGAGCCGGCCGGGTTGGCCCGTTGTGGTTGGTGTACTCAATAACGGGAAACGGTGCACATGCATGCACATGATGCTACGGCCCCTGAACAATCCAGTCTTGGCGTATTATCGATCCATCCGTCTAATTAAGCCGTACGTCTGGCCGTCCGATTAATGCATTGCTAGCTTGCACAGCCATGTATGTGCCGTTCATTCAACCAGTGGATGGATGAGAGAATCCCACGTACCTCTGTATGACTACTATATGTAATGTACGCCTGCCTCGACACCCAGTCTAGCTTGTATAATTGTTATGGACTTGATCAAGTTAAGCCGTCCAATAAACACGAAAACAGACGTCGATCGTGATGGTGCTAGCAATGATAACGCCCCTGTTTTTCGATATAAAAAAATGATAGTGCCCCTGGTAAACGAAGACAAATATCTATGGATCTGATAGTTTAGCAAGCCTGAGTCGATCGTACGTACTTGCCTGGATTCGCTCCAGGGTTTGTGTCTTCCTTGTACTCATCTTGAGATGAAATGTGTTTTTCACCATGCGACAACGAACCAGTTGCTCACCCGGCGATTGAGATTTCAGCCATGCATGGACCTAGAAATTAAATATGCTATATAGATTACGGCGGAACTTTTGCTGCAAGCTTAGCATGGATGCATGCATGTCTCAGTTATCGAGTTGGCAGTCATCCTaataatccatcaaagatcaaaagGTTTTATATATCTAGGAGATGATTGTCTACACTGAATGAGAATAGTCAAAGGTGATCACCGTGGCCCAATTTTTCTAAACCGGCTTGCGATCGCGATTCTGCATACCGTATACGACAACATCAAAGTTGTCCTTGCTAAATGTATGTGCATGTGACCTGTGATCGTGAACATAAAGCCTAGCCTGGTGGGCGGTGTCTACTAACACCTTAATCATAATTTAGAGGAAAAGGAGGGGCTCTACGCCAAAATGCCTTCTTTTTAGGTTGCATTGCATCACAGCTCAGCGCTAGCCGCTAGGGCCCTGATCTCCTCCCCTTTGCTTTCTTTACCAGACCAGCGGCGTACCACCATACTACCACGGTTTCATTTTTTACTTACTGTCAGggattgggtgcgacatatgccaatggatggcttatcatggtgggggcgagtagaacgtcgccggtgcctgaaaacaggatgaggcgtagacacaaacgccggcggactttacccaggttcggggctctcctagaagataacacccctagttctgctctgcagggtctccgcatgatcactaaggcaaaagtgagtacaatgatgctcctcgagctgtatctgtGGACCGGAGGAGACTAGGCCAGCTCTCCCCCTTCTCTAAGGTCAGGTCTAGTTCTAATGCATCGGAACCCcttgcatgggtgtcctggggggtttatatagacctacccccaggggtacaatggtaaaccgaCTGGGCGCAGGGCCCAACCGTCAGTCTCTTCTCCTGCCGGCCTctatgccgactgctggggcccgccggctggtgggccccgccgactggtctggtacggagccgacaggccgtacccgccgcttgcgggtcttgctGGCTgccgattactgtagccgtgcctctaatgatgcaggcttggtcatggggtcgtggctacagcccTGCTACCTgacgggcgattactgtagccactc
It encodes:
- the LOC119297320 gene encoding transcription factor bHLH150-like; protein product: MEVARRKRSLCSSRRRRSAAVGRKVRELRRLVPGAAVMPTDRLLVRTADYIAQLRARVELLRALSELCEGHGRGDSPS